In the genome of Maribacter forsetii DSM 18668, the window TGCCGTTTCTGCCGTATCAACATCTTCCACAAGTTTAATGTGCGGATATTGCCTAAAATATTCTTTACACTGCAACAAAGCCATAGGGTGAGAACTAACCTCTGTTATATCTTCTATTTTCTGCCCTTGTAACACCATTAAATTATGATGAATATTCAAATAATACTCGCCAATAATATGTAGGTTATTATGGTTGACCAATGCATAATTCGGTATTATTGAACCTGCAATACTATTCTCGATAGCCATAATACCTTGATCCGCTTCATTAGACAATAACTTGTCTACCAAAGCATCAAAAGAAAGGCATTCTACCAACTCGATATCATCACCAAAACAATCTTTAGCTACCTGATGATGGTTACTTCCTTTAATTCCCTGTATGGCTATTTTTAAACTCATAATTCACATTTCAACTTACCGCAAAACCCTTCTACTACGTTCAAGGTGATTTCAATTTTTGAACAAAAAAAAAGTTCCGATACATATCGGAACTTAGATTCTATTTTATTTTTAAAATATACTACAACAGTCCCGTACCTCTCTTAAAAAAGAAGTAAAAATAAAAACCGTTCCAGAAATATTGTTTTGTCATTGTGCTTGTAAACTTTGGCTAATGTAGTAATTATATTTAAAAATGGTTGTTTTCCGTTTTATTTTTTTAAAAAATTCTATTTCTATCTCAAAAAACGAAGGTTTTGTGTTAAAAATTAGACAAACCCCTTTTCATAAACCGAAACACCACTCCATTAGGGATAGACAAAACTCAAAAATCAACCTCATCAAAAAAACAATCTATTATTGCATCTAGCTCTTCTTGTATTTTAGGATCTGTACAATTAACAAGAATTGAAAAAACAAGTTGCTCTTTAGGGTAGACAAAGAAATTAGCATACCCTCCTACTCCGTTACCAACATGCCCAAAGAACTTTCTACCTTTTGCATCTTCGCTTACCTGCCAACCTAAACCGTAGTACGTAGAATTACCAGCTACTTGTTGAGCCCTTAAAAATTGATCCAGAATAGTCTCTTTGACTTTAACTTTCTTATCTAGAAATGCTTGTCCGAATTTTGCGATATCCTCTGACGTAGACAAATAACCACCGCCAGCTAATTTGTAAAAATTATCTACAGGTATCGCCTTTCTAAATCCTGAAATGCTCTTTGTGTAAAATGCAGTAACACGGTTTTGTTCTTTTAATGCGGAAATATGATTTACCCCAAGAGCATCAGAATTTTTACTACTGCTCTGTGAGTCTGACTGGTAATAACATTGGGGACAATAAGTAGAATTCATCCCTAGCGGATTCAGCACCTTCTCTTGCACATATTCCTCAAACGGAATTCCGCTTGCTTCTTGTATTGCTGCAGAAATCATTGCCCAGTCAAAACTATTGTACAAATATTCGGTACCTGGTTTGTATACCAAAGGATCATCTTTAAATATCTTAAGACCCTGTTTGATGGATAATGGTTCGTTCAAACCATATTCCTTGCCTTTATAAACACGTATACCTGCGGTGTGACTAGCTAATTGGCGAATGGTAAAATCCCATTCTTTCTTAGGGTAATCTGGAAGGTAAGTATAGTAAGACTCATCTAAATCAATAAGCCCTTCTTGTACCATATGTGCTAAAGCTGTAGCTGCAATAGGCTTTGAGACACTAGCAATTCTAAAAATAGATTTTTTAGGGTCTATATACTGTTTCTCGCCAATGTTGGCATTCCCATACCCTTTTTGGAAAACTGACTTTCCCTCTTTTAAAACCGTAATTGCAATTCCGGGTACTTTATCTTCTATTATTAATTGTTGAAGTAAATAATCTACTTTTACCAATCCTGTTAACTCAGTATCATCCGCCAAAATACGTTTAGCAGCAAACACGTTTTTTAGATATTTGAGTATAGGATTCATTCCACAAAGATCAAGCGTCCGTTATACAATTCTTCAACATCCACTGTTGCCGGTCGGTTAAAACTCTGTAGGTCTCCTGTACCTCTTAAAACTCCGGTTAAACTTTCTTGCGGATTCACTAAAATATCATTTGAACCTCTATGGTTAAAATTTACCCGCTGGGTTATCAGTTCTTCTGCCTCTACCCTAGAATCACCTGCCGCAATACTTATATTAAAGCTATCTGCGCTACCCTTTAACTTGAAATATGATATTCCGTTGCTTGTTATACTTAAACTAGAAACGTCTAATTCTAAATTGAATTCCCCATCTGTAGTTTCCGCTTCTGGATCTGTAAAACTTTCTGATAGCAAGCTTAAACTTTCAAAAGCCAGCACTCCGTCACTTTGAACAGGAAAACCGGTACTACTACGAATACTGGTTAAATTTGGAGTGGTCACATAAACTACCGTGGTTCCATAATCACGTACATAATTACAGTCATTTGTATCTGTCAATAACAATTGTTCATCATCCACAACCGCAGCTACTTCATTACGTAAATTTTCACCAGTTTCAATTTCTACTTTTTGTGTATCTCCTTGTTTAATAATTAGAGTTACGTTCTCAAAAACTGTTATTGAAGAGAACTCGGCAACCGAAACTTCTTGTCTCGTAATCTCACCAGTACTTTGAAAACAATCCGAAGCATTTTCAGAATCGCAAGAAACAAATAGGGAAACCAAAATTACCATCAAGACTATAAGGTCTCGACTGCGCTCAATCAGACAACTAAGTGAATTATTTATCATTTTTATCATCTTATAATCGTATTCCTATCCCGAATTCTACTGCTTCTGCTTTTGCTCCGTGAGATTTTAAGGTAACTGCCCCAAATATCTTTTCTCCAAAATAACGTTTTAGCCCTACACGTAAATATGTACGCCCCTCAAAATCAAATGGATAATACACATAATATCCGAATTGCGAAACTACCGAAGTTCGATTTATGAACAACTCATGTCCAGCAAATATTCCTACTCTTTTATAATCGTCATCTGCAGCAACACCATTTTCTGGAAAAGCTATACTTTGATAGCGAATCAACTCCTTTAAAAAATTAGAGAAATAGGCATCTACCCCAAATTGTAACGCACTTTTTCTTCCCACTCTTTTATCCGCATAGGCAGAGAGTACAACAAAACCATACTGTCCAGAATCAATAACATCACTTTCGTTTATACCTGTTCTTAAAGCAAAATTATAACGTAAAGGCTCTGTTATTTTTTCTTTTTCTCGATGTATATATTCTATTTCTTTGCCTCCATCTAAATCGTATACCACTCCGGCATTGAAAGCCAAGGTATTGGTAGAGGTATTAGGAGCTCTAAAATTAGCATTTGAATAATGTATTAAAGAGATACCTGCTTTGAGTCCTAGCCCTTTAATAATATTCTCCTTATGATAATTGAACATTAAATACGTAGAACTTAATACATCTGATCCGTATGCGTTATTTCTAAAATTGGTTACTTTATCATACGGGTTAGTAGCATAAGAGACCCCTTGCCCAACGCGAAGCTGCACATTACGCTTAAAAAGATAAAAATTATAATGCGCGTAGAGTCCGTAATTATCACCTAGTGTGCTATTATTAGAATTCTGATAAATGAAAGAGTATCCAAAATCAGGATAATTATATAACTCCTCCCATGCATTTAAACCATAGGTTTTTCTATTGTAACTCAAAATTACACCCGCAGGGTGCGAAGTGATTAAATGCGAAATATCTGGATTATGTAAAATTATAGACCCGTAAAACTGACTAGCATCAAGGGTATACTTTTTTTGCTCACCAGATTCTTGTGCGAAACAACAACTTACTGAAATCAGTAAAATGGATAGAAACTTAAAATTCATTGGGGGCAAAAATAAGTACTAAGTACGAAGTACCATGTACAAAATACAAAGTTCTTTCCTACAAATTATGTATTTACAAAAGTAACAATGTCACCTCGAGTGAATTTATGAGGTACCAAGAAATTTTTATAGAGAAGATCTCATGTTCCAAAGGTTCTCGGTACATTTTTACATCTCCGTTACTCTACGATATAAAAACACTCGAACTGATTATTTAGTTATCCAAATCTAGAACAACGCTTCCGCTATCGCCTTAATATTATCAGATTTCCCCATTGAGTAGTAATGCAAAACAGGTACACCAGCAGCTTTCAGCTCTCTAGATTGCTGAATTGCCCATTCAACACCTACTTTTCGCACATCTTTGTTTGTTACACAACCATCTACCGCTTCTATCAAATCTTGCGGCATATCAATTCTAAATACCTGTGGTAATAATTGC includes:
- a CDS encoding serine hydrolase domain-containing protein codes for the protein MNPILKYLKNVFAAKRILADDTELTGLVKVDYLLQQLIIEDKVPGIAITVLKEGKSVFQKGYGNANIGEKQYIDPKKSIFRIASVSKPIAATALAHMVQEGLIDLDESYYTYLPDYPKKEWDFTIRQLASHTAGIRVYKGKEYGLNEPLSIKQGLKIFKDDPLVYKPGTEYLYNSFDWAMISAAIQEASGIPFEEYVQEKVLNPLGMNSTYCPQCYYQSDSQSSSKNSDALGVNHISALKEQNRVTAFYTKSISGFRKAIPVDNFYKLAGGGYLSTSEDIAKFGQAFLDKKVKVKETILDQFLRAQQVAGNSTYYGLGWQVSEDAKGRKFFGHVGNGVGGYANFFVYPKEQLVFSILVNCTDPKIQEELDAIIDCFFDEVDF
- a CDS encoding head GIN domain-containing protein, producing the protein MINNSLSCLIERSRDLIVLMVILVSLFVSCDSENASDCFQSTGEITRQEVSVAEFSSITVFENVTLIIKQGDTQKVEIETGENLRNEVAAVVDDEQLLLTDTNDCNYVRDYGTTVVYVTTPNLTSIRSSTGFPVQSDGVLAFESLSLLSESFTDPEAETTDGEFNLELDVSSLSITSNGISYFKLKGSADSFNISIAAGDSRVEAEELITQRVNFNHRGSNDILVNPQESLTGVLRGTGDLQSFNRPATVDVEELYNGRLIFVE
- a CDS encoding acyloxyacyl hydrolase; its protein translation is MNFKFLSILLISVSCCFAQESGEQKKYTLDASQFYGSIILHNPDISHLITSHPAGVILSYNRKTYGLNAWEELYNYPDFGYSFIYQNSNNSTLGDNYGLYAHYNFYLFKRNVQLRVGQGVSYATNPYDKVTNFRNNAYGSDVLSSTYLMFNYHKENIIKGLGLKAGISLIHYSNANFRAPNTSTNTLAFNAGVVYDLDGGKEIEYIHREKEKITEPLRYNFALRTGINESDVIDSGQYGFVVLSAYADKRVGRKSALQFGVDAYFSNFLKELIRYQSIAFPENGVAADDDYKRVGIFAGHELFINRTSVVSQFGYYVYYPFDFEGRTYLRVGLKRYFGEKIFGAVTLKSHGAKAEAVEFGIGIRL